The Leadbetterella byssophila DSM 17132 DNA window CAGGTAGAGTTTCAACGGTGAAATACAACACGAAAACGAAGGAAGTGGAACTGGTTTTAGAAGGAGCTAATGAACATACAAAGAATGCATTGGTTCAAATCAACAGGGAAGTGAAAACTTCTGCTACAAAAGACGAGAGAGGGTTTTACAAGGTAGAACTTTCGGAAGGTGAGAATCTATTCAAACTACGTTTATATTAATTAGTTTAGCATATAATTAAGGTTTATCAGAGTGGGTAAGGCTTTTAGCCCTACCCACTTTTTTATTTCGTAATCTCAGCGATTTGAGCTCTTAAATCCATTTCAGACACAAAACCTACATGCTCCCAAGTTTTGTCTCCCTTTTGTAATTTGATTACGGGTAGTCCCACAATGTTAAGTTCCTTCATCAATCTTGGATTTTGGTCAGCATCAATGCGGATGACTTTTACTTTACCCTCTTTTTCGATAGCCTCTATATACGGTTTCATCTTTTTACAAGGGGCGCACCAGTCTGCATAAAAATCAATCAAAACCGGCAGGTTTGTAGGAATCATATGTCTGTACTCTTCTAGGCTCAGACCTTCACTTTTAACTATCAACTTCTCTTCTGGAAGGGATTTATTTCTCCATTCCATCATGCCACCCGGCATTTCAATGACCTCTTGGAATCCCATTTCTCTTAGTTTGTTCGCAGCGGAACTACTCCTACCTCCGCTAAGACAATAA harbors:
- a CDS encoding rhodanese-like domain-containing protein; this translates as MYKHLLLLLLGTGACAQKLSAEELSKKLEAEPQVQLVDVRTPSEFKAGHIPNASNIDVRSPQFNSMVATLDKSKPVYIYCLSGGRSSSAANKLREMGFQEVIEMPGGMMEWRNKSLPEEKLIVKSEGLSLEEYRHMIPTNLPVLIDFYADWCAPCKKMKPYIEAIEKEGKVKVIRIDADQNPRLMKELNIVGLPVIKLQKGDKTWEHVGFVSEMDLRAQIAEITK